One genomic segment of Chelonia mydas isolate rCheMyd1 chromosome 1, rCheMyd1.pri.v2, whole genome shotgun sequence includes these proteins:
- the RECQL gene encoding ATP-dependent DNA helicase Q1, whose protein sequence is MTTTVSVLKEELVSTDSELQAVEIQIQELLERQQELIHKKTVLKNKIKQFSEDSEAGESEETETSAEAWNKQDFLWYEKIKATFRNSFKLQKFRSLQLETINATMAGKDIFLVMPTGGGKSLCYQLPAVCSEGFTLVICPLISLMEDQLMVLEQLRISATLLNASSSKEHVKWVHTEMLDKNSQLKLIYVTPEKIAKSKMFMSKLEKAYQAGRLTRIAVDEVHCCSQWGHDFRPDYKSLGILKRQFPNAPLIGLTATATSHVLKDAQKILCVQKCITFTASFNRPNLYYEVRQKPSNSEDFIEDIVKIINGRYKGLSGIIYCFSQKDSEQVTISLQKLGIKADAYHANLEPKDKTKVHKGWAANEIQVVVATVAFGMGIDKPDVRFVIHHSMSKSMENYYQESGRAGRDDQKADCILYYGFGDIFRISSMVVMENVGQQKLYDMVSYCHNMNKCRRVLIAQHFDEVWDSANCNKMCDNCCREKLSFERMDVTGYCRDLIKILEQADNMSEKLTPLKLIDAWLGKGVSKLRVADVVPPTLPRDELERIIAHFILQQYLKEDFSFTAFATISYLKIGPKADLLKNEAHVITMPGRSNKKSVDKVKSPQSSNSGGTGGNVREDISETIQNSAAKKTKAQKRRHCENNPKTKKLKLEDDDD, encoded by the exons ATGACGACAACTGTTTCAG TGCTAAAGGAGGAGCTGGTTTCCACTGATAGTGAGCTGCAGGCAGTAGAGATCCAGATTCAGGAACTTCTGGAAAGACAACAGGAGCTTATTCATAAGAAGACGGtgttaaagaataaaataaaacaattttcagaAGATTCAGAGGCTGGGGAAAGTGAAGAAACCGAAACCTCAGCTGAGGCATGGAACAAACAAG ACTTCCTGTGGTATGAGAAGATCAAAGCTACATTTCGTAATAGCTTTAAACTGCAGAAGTTTAGGTCTCTGCAGCTTGAAACAATAAATGCTACAATGGCAGGAAAGGATATATTTCTTGTCATGCCTACTGGAGGTGGAAAGAGTTTGTGCTATCAGTTACCTGCAGTATGTTCTGAAG GTTTCACACTTGTGATCTGTCCTTTGATCTCACTTATGGAAGATCAGCTAATGGTTTTAGAACAGCTGAGAATTTCTGCAACTTTATTAAATGCTTCAAGCAGTAAG gAACATGTAAAGTGGGTTCACACCGAAATGCTGGATAAGAATTCGCAGCTAAAACTCATTTATGTTACTCCAGAGAAGATTgcaaaaagcaaaatgtttatgTCAAAACTGGAGAAAGCTTATCAAGCAGGGAGACTCACTCGTATTGCTGTGGACGAGGTTCATTGTTGTAGTCAATGGGGACATGACTTCAGGCCTG ACTACAAGTCACTTGGTATCTTAAAACGACAATTTCCCAATGCTCCATTGATTGGGTTGACTGCAACTGCAACAAGTCATGTTCTGAAGGATGCTCAGAAAATTTTGTGTGTTCAGAAATGCATTACCTTTACTGCATCTTTCAACCGGCCCAATCTTTACTATGAG gttcgTCAAAAACCTTCAAACAGTGAGGACTTCATTGAGGACATTGTTAAGATCATCAATGGAAGATACAAAGGGCTCTCAG GAATTATCTACTGTTTTTCACAGAAGGACTCAGAGCAAGTTACCATTAGTTTGCAGAAACTGGGAATTAAGGCAGATGCTTACCATGCAAATCTGGAGCCCAAAGATAAGACCAAAGTTCACAAGGGATGGGCAGCCAATGAAATCCAG GTGGTAGTGGCAACAGTTGCATTTGGCATGGGAATTGATAAGCCAGATGTGAGGTTTGTAATTCATCATTCAATGAGCAAATCCATGGAGAACTACTATCAAGAGAGTGGACGTGCAG GTCGAGATGACCAGAAAGCTGACTGCATTTTATATTATGGTTTTGGAGATATATTCAGAATCAGCAGCATGGTAGTGATGGAGAATGTGGGGCAACAGAAACTATATGATATGGTATCCTATTGCCACAACATGAACAA GTGTCGCCGCGTATTGATTGCTCAGCATTTTGATGAAGTGTGGGATTCTGCAAACTGCAACAAAATGTGTGATAACTGCTGTAGAGAGAAGCTTT CATTTGAGAGAATGGATGTAACGGGATACTGCAGGGATCTAATCAAAATACTAGAGCAAGCGGATAACATGAGTGAAAAActcactccactgaagttaattgatGCCTGGCTGGGCAAAGGTGTGTCAAAGTTAAGAGTGGCTGATGTTGTTCCTCCAACGCTCCCTCGTGATGAACTGGAGAGGATTATTGCCCATTTCATTCTGCAGCAGTATCTGAA GGAAGACTTCAGTTTCACAGCATTTGCTACAATATCCTACTTGAAAATTGGACCCAAAGCTGATCTGCTAAAAAATGAGGCACATGTTATCACCATGCCTGGGAGatcaaacaaaaaaagtgttgacaag GTCAAATCTCCTCAGTCTTCTAATTCTGGAGGGACTGGTGGAAACGTACGAGAAGACATTTCTGAGACTATCCAGAACTCTGCTGCAAAGAAGACAAAAGCACAGAAACGGCGCCATTGTGAGAACAACCCTAAAACAAAGAAGCTTAAGCTTGAGGATGACGATGACTAG